The segment TCTCTAAGCTCCTGCATGGACCTTGTTTTGAATGTATACATGATGACTATTAAACTTCTGCAAGATGGTCTGGAAAGCTAATCGTTATAATTCTACACGAGAGTGGTTTGTTTAATAAAACCGGGGTGGGGTTACACAACCTAGCTCCCAGGGGCCTGACTAATCTCTGGGTTAGCTTGACTCGGAGACGGTTTAAACAAGATGAGATAGTTCAGATTTCGTGTCAGTTTGAGACATTTCTGGATCATTTTGGGGCACTTGGGGCCCGCAATGCAGTGTGTCTCTGCTTACAGGTATCGTTATTTGCAGATTTAATAAGTTTAACTTGCTGATTTCATAGCGATATCTTGGAAATTTAACGGGTTCGTATATGCTGCTACTACACTAGCGATACAAGATCTCCCATGAGAGAGAAAATCTatatttgcttgaaaaaaaatcatgtccCGTTCTTTTAATAAGTAacaatgacaaataaataaagccCTCAACATTCCAAGCATGTGTTATGTGCATCCTATGATAATTAGTACGTATTGGTTGAACATTTCGAGAAAAAGGTGTCTAATTATTGATTCGTTCTTTACACGGATCCGTGTATTGAGCCGTGATTTCATTCATcatttattattgtatgattgTGTTTGTGTATCTGCTTGAATGAATGTGCCAACACATGACCATGGCAATACATGGTAATTTATTGCCTCAGATGTTCTTAATTCAAGGCCCTTTATACGCAATGGAAGACTATTTCCCTAATTTTGCCAACTGTAAGACTAAGTTGTACCTTTTTTCCATTCTTCAACCCGAGTGACTATATTGTAGCGTtgaccggtgtggcggtttcaactttccgctgtgttcagttttccgaatgaccaaatacggtagcattacgtcatgcgatgcctgcgcacagcaagcgaaagtagtccatttttagtgccgtattgagtcatccgttaccctccggtagctgccatggcggcgtccacgagtcgagtacaactagcggcaaacgcgtggatcgtatgagtttttttttttatgcaagcagagtgtgacctgcctaaagttgtacccatgaatacatgtaaagatggggcaagagattatgtgactacacagaaaagaatcgtaaataaacaatttggggtcactgctgagagaactacagtactcgccagggtactcgcggcggtatctgacaggtcacccggaaactgaacacgccggaaagctaaaaccgttcgaacaacatgttgatatgtccgactacgtcacccggaaaactgaacacggcggataaCTGAAAACGCCACACCGGGGGTTGCGATGTACACAGCTTTAAATAACACACAAACACTGGCTTTTCTGTCCCTTGTTCTGGAGCTTTATTGACACTCAACAAGTCATGAATTTTACACGAAGAAGAACGCCTAAACCAGAGGACGCCCTCTGTGGCGAGCAGGTTTAAACGAGAGTCGTTTGTTGAATGAAACCGGGGTGGGGTTACACAACCTAGCTCACAGGGGCCGGACTAATTTCTGGGTTAGTTTGACCGGTTTACACAATGGTGGCGTaaccttgggggggggggggtttcttcggaagtaacttatttttttttaaaggtaatttctcgtgactcaaataaaacaaaaggctTCGACTGAAGTCTTGTATTAAGCATCTGTAAGCACCGGAAATTAAGCAAGAAGGTTTTTGTTGGCAACTTCGGTGACAAATAGGCCtaaagcccaaattttcacagtttttttaattttaggctaatgttgggatacaccaagtgagattactggtcttttaagccactggacactattggtagttgtcaaagaccagtcttctcacttctcaacattatacataaaatgacaaacctgtgaaaccctaaccctaaccctaaccctgtgaaaatttgagctcaatcgaagTTGCgtataatgatgaaagaaaaatacccttgtcacacgaagttgtgtgctttcagatttgtgcttgatttcgagacctcaaaatctaattctgaggtctcgaaatcaaattcgtggaaaattacttctttctcgcaaactacgtcacttcagagggagccgtttctcacaatgttttatactatccaacCTCCtccaattgcttgttaccaagtaagtttatatgatttcgagttattaccaatagtgtccactgcctttaacgattaTCAAACCTGTcatgtgcaaaaaaaaacccataaatgAGCACATTGGCGATATGAATGTCACTATTGACAACCacgtttaaaggtagtggacactattggtaattactcaaaaataattattgccataaaacctttcttggtgacgagtaatggggagaggttgatggtataaaacattgtgagaaacggctccctctgaagagccatagttttcgagaaggaagtaattttccatgaatttgatttcgagacctcaagtttagaacttgaggtctcgaaatcaaccatctaaacgcacacaactttgtgtgacaagggttatttttctttcgttattatctcgcaacttcgacgaccgattgagctcaaattttgacaggtttgttattttatgcatatatgttgcgataaaccaactgtgaaggctagtctttggcacttaccaatagtgtccactgcctttaatattgatGTAATGCAGCATTCACCATTGAAGAAACCCGTGTTGATTGCAGACTGGATGATTGGATGTAGCCTATACGTTTGGCAGTACTGTTCATAGTCAGCTTGTTGATCCGATTGGAGGCACAACTTAAACTACTGTATACATACATTGGCCAAACTTACTATTACTGATTGTGTTTTCAAATCTTTATAGCAATTTCTGTTTTAAAAAGGCACAAGTCATGTCTGTATATCTTATTCTTTACATATTGTTGCAAATACCTTTGGTTTACGGGAAACTCGCGCCATGGTGTGGTGTGATTGACTATGCTTTGGTTGGCCGGAACTACACCACCATAAACGCCACCAAGAATCAAAAGCTGTGTTACCAGGCCTGTCTGAAGGATTCACCGAGATGTAGATCTGCAAATTATCGGCCTAGAGATCAAGAATGTGACTTGAACTGTGCCTCACACTTTGATGTTTGTGCGGGTGGGGGATTGGTCGAGCAGCCTGGGTCTCTCTACACCTTTACGGCATCTGAGGTAAATACAAATTTTCTTTCGATTTTGTATGAGTAAACAATTCCGTGAATCCTTTCTGTGTAGGAAGTGGCCATATATAGGCTAAAATTTCCCTGAAAGgggaaacacaaaataaaaataaaaattgattaaagacactggacactactgttatctcaccatatgcattaaaataaccaaccttgaaaatttgagctcattggtcgtcgaagttgcgagataataatgaaagaacaacccttgtcacacgaagttgtgtgctttaagatgctgatttcgagaccattGTTTGTACaggtcagtttttgttttgagtaattacacatagtgtccagtgccattaagtTCTCTTGTTGCATATAAGTCGTAGTCCTGAACTGATAACTTTTGTACCCGTGGTGACCACTTTTTCAATtaagatgctctgtggtgcaatcttaggcaaATAAGAGACATAATTCATAATAATTGAGGTAAAAGAACATGAAgcctttaaatgcagtggacactattggtaattactcaaaataattattagcataaaacctttacttggtaacgagtaatggggagaggttgatagtataaagcatggtgagaaacggctccctctgaagtaatgtagttttcgagaaataagtaatttcccacgaatttgatttcgagacctcagatttagaatttgaggtctcaaatcaagcatctgaaagcacacaacttcgtgtgacaagggtgttttttctttcattcatatctcgcaacttcgatgaccgattgagctcaaattttcacaggtttgttataatatgttcatatattttgttcataaatgttgagatgcaccaactgagaagactatatgtctctgacaattaccaatagttggACTTTTGGATTTGGGGATTAGTCCGTTACAAGGCATAATGCAGTATTAAGTCAAGAAATATTAAAGAAATTTTGCAACACAGTAGTCTTTCAAAAGGCATTTATTTATAACACCGGGGGCATTTTACCGCACAACAATAACTACCGAACATGATAGCACTATAgggcctataataataataaataataacaataccaaAACTTGTATAGCGCCCTAATCATGTGTAAACATGCTCTAGGGCGCTGAACATGGAGAAATTGACAAACTAAAACATAAGAAAATACTTAATTATAACAACGGGAGTAAAcattcttaaaaacattcaacaacaaaCTTAATCAATAGAAATCCTAAAGTATTAAAAAATCAATTAGGTCTAAAAtctcaaatacaaaacattgttacaCATTGCAAGCATTAATAgtaggttaaaaaaaatatacatggattattgacaattaaaaattattaaacCATTCAGTGAAAATATTCAATTTTAAATAGATGAGTTTTCAGTGCGCTCCTAAATTTGTTCAGTTCTGTTAAGTCTCTTAGGGATGtgggcagagagttccagagtgtaGCAGCTGCCTTTCCAAACTGCCTATCACCATATGTGGCAGTTTTAGTGAGAggtactcttaaaggcagtggacactattggtaattactcgaaataattattagcatataaccttacttggtagcgagtaatggggagaggttggtagtataaaacattgtgagaaacggctccctctgaagtggagtagttttcgagaaagaagtaattttccacgaatttgatttcgagacctcaagtttagaatttgaggtctcgaaatcaaccatctaaacgcacacaacttcgtgtgacaagggtgttttttctttcatagttatctcgcaactccgatgaccaatcgagctcaatttttcacagctATCCGTTATGGCTATCCAACAAATCGCTAGTAGGTTGATTTATGTCGTGTAACTGGTCGACTTCAGTGAAACTGCGTCTGAAAGATTCAGTGTCAATGGAACGCAAGTTGtctatactcggtactttcccgagttatgtgaaaaaaaatatcacaggcatattactcgggtaggattcgaacccacgacctttgcaattaaaTAATTACCGACTTGAATTCAAAACTATATACAACCGGAACCCGTAACAAGgaattgttattattggggAAAACAGGCAAATCATGCGGCTCGTGGACAAAAGTAAACTCATTTACTCGGAACCAAGCTGCCCTGATGAGCATGATTTTATAACAACAGAGTATAAATTAACTAAAACCTCCATGTTCAACACAAAGGACAGAAAATTGGAACAAACAGTGGCTGTTTTCACGACCTGCATGACATTAATTAGCGCTAATAGTTATTCAATAACTCTATACTTCAGGTTCAGAATCGATAATCCCCGTAGGAGCAATAAGTTCGTCTCGGTAACCGCTAAGCCAGGACTGTGTGGATGATTAAAAACATATATAAAAAGATGAACGCAATTAGTTTTAAGGGTTTCGATAGATCAAATTTAATGTTCCTTTCAAATATTTGTGGCGATGACATCATTTAACCTTAATTTATTTTTCCTTTAATCGATGACAATGTTAACAATTAATGACACTAGTAATTAATCAGTCCTAGCATTTGACGCTTTCGGTGTCTTTGAATTTTGTCATCTACATTGTAACAGCCATTTCATGTAGACGTTGGGTCGGCAGCCGAcaaagcacaaacaaacaaattgacattAGCACATTATGATAATACTGGCCGTCCGGGCACAGCTTGGTATTGATAACAATAATTGTGTGCAATCCCTACAACGATTCAACGCCTATATTCCTTTATACTATAATAAAAGAGTATCATAAAGCGCCTTATGCCAGGCCTCAAGGTGCTTTCCActgaaataaacaatattttaaaaacagcaCTATATAGAAACGGCACTTCAAAAACCACAAGAAGGGTAACAAATTTTAACTAAATAAAACCACCGGGAGCAAACCATGTTAACACAAATACGATAGAGGTGAAAGGTTACCAGCACCTCGCCCTCACGTCAAGAACCTAGGCAGTAACATAGTCCACATGATTCCCTCAATTGTTTTCCCCTTTTCCATTAGTCTGTCTTAATTTATCAATTCGTCTtcgtctttctttctttctttctgttaCCAATCCTTTATACccctctttttcttttattaaccGATAGAGAAAGCACCCCCCCAACCCACGTTGCGCCGCCCTAATGTTGTCCGGCGGAAAGAACATTGTCACGAAAAgtgttttttgaacaaaatttacaagtattgattaaaggcactgtacactattggtaattgtcaaagaccagtcttctcacctggtgtatcccatcaacATGACAAAatgatgcaagaaaaaacacccttgttggtcgaatttgtgtgctttcagataggaataaaatacttctctagaagtcttgtaatattttagtgagaaattaccacttatcaaaaaaagaagtaacttcAGCGGGAGTCGTTTCCCATATTTGTTacactatcaatagctctccagtGTTCGatatcaagtcagtttttaagttaatatttgttttgagtaattaccttccctttaattgtcACTCTCCAGACGATTGGATGCGACATTCAACCTGACACAAGGGATACCAATGTTTGCGATATCGCTGACAACGAACCTTCTCGTCGAGAAGATCAAGGTATAGTAAGACTCGTCTAAACACATCACACCAAGTCTGTTCCTGCCATGTCAAGCTCAATTATTTTGCTGCTTTCATGACGAACTCAACAAATCTGCTCCTGCTCCTGCCTGCTCTCGGTCTCGCGCTCAAATAATCTGCTCCTGCTATATGTTTGTCCGTATACTCACCGTTTCACATCTCATAGactagtctagatttcaagctcaCAAGTCGAGTGTTAAACCATACCGTAAGAGGGCGCGCTTTAGCGCTTTACAACTGAGCGCAGTACACTGTCCAATGTCGAGCACTAACGTCAGGGGCAAAGACTATACCGTGATGACAAGCACCTGCCCACCACCCCGACCTTTGCGTTATCCGCAAACGAATGTGGAAATTAACAGCTCGTTATTTTGTACTCAGGTCTTGAATggcaattggtcttcaaagggGTTGCTGGGACGGGAATCAAGCTGTATGATCTGTGGACTATAACACAATCTTGGATAGCGACTGAGAACAGCGGGAACTGTCAAAACAAAGCATTGTACAATGCTTGGAAAAATGGACAGTTGAACATCAAACAGGTGAGTTAATTTCTTTTActggaaattgtttttaaattatggaGCCCTTCTATTTGTTCGCTTGGCCTTTGTCGGTGATTACTCGTGTACCTTGACCCTGCCAACTTCAGGGACTACAGAACGCACCCTACCCCCTTGTGCCTATTTAACAGTGTCGAATAGAAGCAAAACAATGcaatagagcaaggaccagactTGTGCGCAAAGCAACGAAGCAAAAATAATCACAAAGTCTTTAGcgccccaccccctccccctcgtATCGATGACGCAACCTTGTAGaacaattttattgttttaacctCTGTCCAGGTCAAGCTGTCCTTGTATGACAAGACTGGGGTCAAAGTTGAATTGATATTCAATGGAGTAGACTCAGGCATTTCGACCTGGTTCGCCAAGGAGCGCCTCGTATCCTCTCCATGGAGTGACCTGACAACAACGTCACATACGCATTACTTCTCTATTGATGGACCTGCAAAGAGGGGGTACGTATACATGATGGGAGTTACGATTTTATTTCAAACTCGTTGTTTCCATggctttaaataagggaataaaagggtagcgacgagttcttaaacggccgtttaaaaccggtgtggcggtctcggagttcaaatttgaggtctcgaaatcaaattcatgaaaaattacttccttctcaaaaaccacttcacttcagagggagccgtttctcacaatgttttacactatcaacagctccccattaaaagttacaaagtaaggttttatgctgataataattttgagtaattaccaatagtgtctcaCTGCCTCTAAGGGAAAGTGAACAGTTACTGATAACACGATCATTCATAATTTCGGAAATTGTGTTCAGCTTAGATTAAGATTCACGTTAATATCAAAATTTATTCTTACAAACTATAGGGACACAACAGATCCTAAGCGACGGTTCTTCATCAATAGGAACTATGGCGGCTGTGGTGTGGACCGTGGTTGGCTGGTGGTGCTAGATTCAGAAGATGATTGCCAGTGGGGTCATTTCAGCAGCTATCCCACCATACTGTACAGTACTCACTGCATTGCAGTCAACTGGGCTACATCAAACGGTATTTCAATAAAGTCTCAACTAACCAAACATCTTCTCTTTGCTAAGTGCACcagaatctattttttaataaatctgcgcaatttcttagagctgcttaagcataaaagtCCCTTTACCGGCCAAAACTCCACTCAAATATTATGGTAAGTTAAAagattttggccagtaacatgcgtttcatagagcagctctatgtgaaattggcccctggcacAAATTATTGGCGCACTCGTGGATTCCGTTGATAAATCAATGTTAAATTGAACTTATTTTGAatgagacttaaaggcagtggacactattggtaattactcacaatagttattaacataaaaccttacttggtaacgagaaatggggagaggttggtagtataacaaattgtgagaaacggctccctctgaagggacgttgttttcgaggaagaaattaattttccgcgaatttgatttcgagacctcagatttagaatttgaggtctcgaaatcaagcatttgaagcacacaacttcatgtgacaaggtgttttttctttcattattatacaccaagtgagaagactggtctttgacaatggacccttcccatgaaatatgctaattacattcacgcatgcgtacagaccctgttggttggcaaacgccatagagttgtgcactaagcagacgcgcaatcgcgtctgcgtcaggcacccattagccgtgtacaaaacagcgcgatgttccctcattttgccaaccaaaacgttagtgcgcacgcgctacgtgcagtttacatatttcatgggaagggtctattacctAGGGGcctatagtgtccagggtcttcaACTCTACCCCAAAGGTGTTTCACGCGAACTAGTGAAACTGAACTTGATATCAATTAGTGCATTGGATCAACTGAAATTCAACACATTTTAAAAGAGATTACAAATCAACCTCCGAAAGTATATGATTGAACACCAGGCACAGACTGCCATAAATAAATGGGTTTTACATACATTGTCTGTatggtaataaaacaaatacaagatCGAAAGGGGTTTTTCTCGCTGTGTATATCCTTTTTATGATGCTTTCTTACCGAgccgtttgttttgttttattccttGTTATTGTTTCCAGCTGAAGCGTTGGGAATGGCGGATTACTTGACCATCCACATAGATACTGAGTGAGACGAGACCTTGAAGCGAATCCACACCGTGCACGACTTGTTGGTGTCCACCGGTATAATATTCATCATGCGTAATActtttacataattattttaactttTACATACTTATGGTAACTTCTATACACGATAATTTTAATTTCACAtgataaggcagtggacactattggtaattactcaaaataattattagcatgataGAGACGGATAGAGAAGGTCAAAATATTTTTCTCCCCCACCCACCTCTCCCAGAATGAAGACACACTATTATGAGGAGAATATCACCCTTGACGGGGATACGTTCAAATAGGGATTAAGGTTGTTCTCTGCAAAATAATTACAATCATGTGGTGAAAGGGTGGTTTGTAAAAATATGAACTAAATTatgacaaaatataaataattagaTGGAATTCATAGTTTATTTCAGGTAGACTCGTGTGAGAAATGCTTCGGCAGACGCTCGGAGCAGGTGATGTATTatgtgtacatgtgtacttATAACAAGAGACAAGAATTAAGGTGTCAGCCATTAAATCTCATGTGCAtgcttgtttttattgccaGGTCCCTTTGGCTTCACCGGTAATAGACACCGTGTGGTGGAGTCAGTGCTTTGGAGTAGACACTTCCAAACCCGTTTATTGGGATGCAATGTGTATTGTAAGTCCGCGGCGAACTTATTAGAATTGAATAATTCTAAGACTCCTGGTAGACATCAAGAAGTTCCTCAAGTATTATCACTGGAGGTAAAGAATTGTGTGTAGTGGCATTTTGTCCACTTTGTTGTAAACCTTTTGAGTTGGCTGACTCCTTtcaatgttaaaatattttctGTTGAACAAAAGAGTAAAATTGAGAGAAATAAATTTTGACCCTGTCCGTGCTAGACAGCGAACAACAAATACCTTGTGTCAtgagtctttcattatttgtccGGGATAATGGGCAAGAGAGACcccatttattttgtataggtATTTGTCTCAATTTTGTAGAG is part of the Asterias rubens chromosome 4, eAstRub1.3, whole genome shotgun sequence genome and harbors:
- the LOC117289171 gene encoding uncharacterized protein LOC117289171, whose product is MSVYLILYILLQIPLVYGKLAPWCGVIDYALVGRNYTTINATKNQKLCYQACLKDSPRCRSANYRPRDQECDLNCASHFDVCAGGGLVEQPGSLYTFTASETIGCDIQPDTRDTNVCDIADNEPSRREDQGLEWQLVFKGVAGTGIKLYDLWTITQSWIATENSGNCQNKALYNAWKNGQLNIKQVKLSLYDKTGVKVELIFNGVDSGISTWFAKERLVSSPWSDLTTTSHTHYFSIDGPAKRGYRRFFINRNYGGCGVDRGWLVVLDSEDDCQWGHFSSYPTILYSTHCIAVNWATSNAEALGMADYLTIHIDTE